In one Cercospora beticola chromosome 1, complete sequence genomic region, the following are encoded:
- a CDS encoding uncharacterized protein (MEROPS:MER0004316~BUSCO:EOG09263BGW), whose protein sequence is MAEIPIKVKHQGKTHDLEVDVENGTGEDLKLQLYSLTGVEPDYQKIIAKKMVKDDTPLKSLGLKPGQTITLIGNPSDKIVTDAPTEKIKFAEDMTEAELAQQEGAIPAGLQNMGNTCYANATLQTLRAMPELVEELRGYKPAAPTAGPSSSLFSAEQLAQHGLGGLSGGSDLTSALGDLFQQMNETQQGFPPLMFLTALRQKHPQFAERAKNGHGYAQQDAEEVWSQLVQNLRDTLKLKDDPNGFKTWVDKYMGGKFEVTTTCKEAPEEEAVTNTEDFNDLKCNINVEVNHMREGISIALNEELEKNSESLGRTAIYARQSKIARLPKYLPIHFVRFFWRKDTGKKAKILRKVTFQHEIDVTEFCTDELRKKLIPVRDRIREVRKEEEDVERAKKRQKRINQQIEDASKDAKVRGDEPLQKKLQKEKERETKATGPDTESDLAKQKAANGSQDTAMGGTEEGVYKTDDQIEQERAASILASKKELLSLVHPDMAQDPAANQTGLYELRGVVTHQGSSADSGHYTAYVKKSAAPGKAEDGKWWWFNDDKVQEVDSEKIETLSGGGETHSALILLYRAVPLPEV, encoded by the coding sequence ATGGCGGAAATACCTATAAAGGTCAAGCATCAAGGCAAGACCCACGATCTGGAGGTCGACGTCGAGAATGGCACAGGCGAGGACCTGAAGCTGCAGCTTTATTCGCTCACTGGCGTGGAGCCCGACTACCAAAAGATCATCGCGAAGAAAATGGTCAAAGACGATACTCCGCTCAAGTCGCTAGGTCTGAAGCCAGGACAAACAATCACACTCATCGGCAATCCATCCGACAAGATTGTGACAGACGCGCCAACAGAAAAGATCAAATTCGCAGAAGACATGACGGAGGCGGAGCTGGCACAACAGGAGGGCGCGATACCAGCTGGGCTTCAGAATATGGGCAATACTTGCTACGCCAACGCCACGCTGCAAACACTCCGTGCCATGCCAGAGCTTGTTGAGGAATTGCGAGGATATAAACCAGCTGCGCCTACTGCCggtccatcatcatcgctctTCTCTGCCGAGCAGCTTGCGCAGCACGGGTTAGGTGGCTTGAGCGGCGGCTCAGACTTGACTTCTGCACTGGGtgatctcttccagcagatGAACGAGACACAGCAAGGCTTTCCGCCCTTGATGTTCCTGACAGCACTGCGTCAGAAGCATCCTCAGTTCGCAGAGAGAGCCAAAAATGGGCATGGCTACGCCCAGCAAGATGCGGAAGAAGTCTGGTCGCAGTTGGTGCAGAACTTGAGAGATACTCTCAAGCTCAAGGATGACCCGAACGGTTTCAAGACTTGGGTGGACAAGTATATGGGAGGCAAATTTGAGGTCACGACAACTTGTAAAGAGGCACCAGAGGAGGAAGCAGTCACTAACACTGAAGACTTCAACGACTTGAAGTGCAACATCAACGTCGAAGTCAACCACATGCGGGAAGGTATCAGCATCGCTCTTAacgaagagctcgagaagaactCGGAGAGCCTTGGACGCACTGCAATCTACGCACGCCAGTCCAAGATCGCACGACTGCCCAAGTACCTGCCCATTCACTTTGTACGATTCTTCTGGCGGAAGGATACcggcaagaaggccaagatccTACGAAAAGTCACCTTCCAGCATGAGATCGACGTCACTGAGTTCTGCACAGATGAGCTTCGCAAGAAGCTCATTCCTGTCCGCGATCGCATTCGGGAGGTAcgcaaggaggaagaggatgtcgAGCGAGCCAAGAAGCGTCAAAAGCGAATCAATCAGCAAATCGAAGATGCCTCCAAGGACGCGAAGGTGCGTGGCGACGAGCcactgcagaagaagcttcagAAGGAAAAGGAGCGCGAGACGAAGGCAACAGGCCCTGACACAGAAAGCGACTTGGCCAAGCAGAAGGCCGCCAACGGCTCGCAGGATACCGCTATGGGTGGCACAGAAGAGGGTGTCTACAAGACCGATGATCAGATCGAGCAGGAACGCGCAGCGTCTATCCTCGCGTCAAAGAAGGAACTTCTCTCGCTCGTGCACCCGGATATGGCGCAAGACCCAGCAGCAAATCAAACTGGGCTCTACGAGCTGCGAGGCGTAGTCACGCACCAAGGCTCTTCTGCAGATTCCGGACACTACACTGCCTACGTGAAGAAATCTGCTGCCCCTGGCAAAGCCGAAGACgggaagtggtggtggttcaACGATGACAAGGTGCAGGAAGTGGACAGTGAGAAGATCGAAACACTCTCCGGTGGTGGTGAGACGCACAGTGCGTTGATTCTGCTGTACCGAGCTGTACCGCTGCCAGAAGTTTGA